The window cacacttacattaaagaaataaagcatAACTAAAACCTTTCTAAAATTCTAGCGCAAGTTCAGTCAGCATTTAAATTTacatcttttatatctttcatatgtatatgattcacgttatttctttatatcatagtcattaatgtttaaaaatcTAGAAGCTTCATGTATTATTGGAAGCTTAATTTTGTTTATGCATTTACACCGACATTGGCATATGATGTTGGTTCCCAATTCAACTAATAGCAGTAAATAGAATTACTAACgagttttaaaattaataatataatcgtattGTCAAGACTTATGGCTTAAAATAACTTGTAAATCATCTGGCAATGTATGCGTAAtgtcatttattctttcttgaaGTTTTTTTCTGATTGTATCATCAAtggatatatcattaatacaaCTTTTCTCCAATTTTTGTCGAATTTTAAGGATCATATCCACAACTTCTACTTCTTGCTTTCCTCGTACCCATGTTTTTAAGTCCTACACATTAATAGAATTCAATAAATGTGCAAGCTAGCAATTTTTActagaacaacaataatacataCAGCTTGCGATAATGCTTCCAATTGTATCACTTGTAATTTTTGAGCTAGTTCTGTATATCTGGCATGAAACCAACCCGAAAAATTAGGTGATCTAAAAAATCGTTTGTATAATCCCACCCAATCTCCTTTTATACCTGTAGTTAATTGAGGTCCCAAACTACTTAGCGTAGCTAAAAAGTCATCCTGATTAAATAATTGTGGTATTGGAGTCGCCTaagataaacaattttttttattaatttatttattttaatcagtcaaagatttttatatgaattgaaatattattactttgaaGGGTGATATGTCCTTTTGTAAAGGCATAAGACTTGCAATATATCTTTCTAAAGGAATCATAAAACTTTCAGTCAATTCCATTAAGTGACGTTTCAAAAGAGCTGTTTGTGCTTCACCCGGTCTTTTTGTTTGAATACCTCTCAAAagcttttttaatatagttttatctttttgcaGAAAAGATTTGTATTGTGTATAAACACCTGGCTTTGAATCTAATACCTTGAGATTCtctgatttttttattctatatttttgagtttctgaaatatataaataatgtacagatatacacatatattttccttattttcacCTGTTGAAAACTTACCACTAGTTCCACCATTACTTATCCTAATGATGTGAGGCCAATGTTGTAAAGTTTTGGCAAAAAATGGATTCGTGACACCTAGTATTACAGCAGGTGGAATAGGAGCATCCGTAGtatattctttaaattcaGAATCATGAATCGTAAAATATGGACGATGATCAGCACAGTATTTCAATGGTGTTATCATACTAATAAAACAGATCATTAGTAATTCCTAATTTTTCCACAATGATCATGAGCTTTTATCTATGTACTTACGCAATAAGTGCTTGAACCATCTCTGAACATGTAGTTGGTGAGGAAGCCATTACTACAATAGGTTCACTAAGTAATACTAACTCCCacaataaatgtatatgaCTCACTACACTAGCTAAAGTTTTGAACATATCACTTTCGTATGCAGATGTTAAAATTAATCTTCGTGTTGCATGCACGTTTGGTGCATGATCCATTGCTGCAATACATGGTACAGCAGCcttataattttgatttggAATGTATGtctaaaatcaataaaatgtaatatagctattattaaataaaaaaataaattatttatagaaaattacttataaaaaagttttggataaatgtttatataatagtCCAAACCTGAAATAAAACCCCCATAAGAGGTAAATGAACAATTTGACCAGGACCAGGAAGTGGCCAACGATCTATCTCTCGTACAACTGCTTCCATGACTGCATCACCACGATCAAAAAACTCTGGTGCAATCAAAGCACACAATTCACagaataaattgataaatg is drawn from Vespa crabro chromosome 10, iyVesCrab1.2, whole genome shotgun sequence and contains these coding sequences:
- the LOC124427432 gene encoding protein DENND6A, with the protein product MSVPSCSTYTDLHISKSKEETVYAKWERFTNWVHCICIVTFDLELGQAIEAVYPNHIQLSEQERSNVCYLAFPDSNSGCMGDTQYHVRIRQNGNMIQDTPALQEYNRRTPCFLQCDKDYYWGYVYFRQVKDKSLPRGYFQKSIVIITKLPFINLFCELCALIAPEFFDRGDAVMEAVVREIDRWPLPGPGQIVHLPLMGVLFQTYIPNQNYKAAVPCIAAMDHAPNVHATRRLILTSAYESDMFKTLASVVSHIHLLWELVLLSEPIVVMASSPTTCSEMVQALIAMITPLKYCADHRPYFTIHDSEFKEYTTDAPIPPAVILGVTNPFFAKTLQHWPHIIRISNGGTSETQKYRIKKSENLKVLDSKPGVYTQYKSFLQKDKTILKKLLRGIQTKRPGEAQTALLKRHLMELTESFMIPLERYIASLMPLQKDISPFKATPIPQLFNQDDFLATLSSLGPQLTTGIKGDWVGLYKRFFRSPNFSGWFHARYTELAQKLQVIQLEALSQADLKTWVRGKQEVEVVDMILKIRQKLEKSCINDISIDDTIRKKLQERINDITHTLPDDLQVILSHKS